A single region of the Gossypium arboreum isolate Shixiya-1 chromosome 12, ASM2569848v2, whole genome shotgun sequence genome encodes:
- the LOC108478755 gene encoding calmodulin-binding protein 25-like, producing the protein MSTTFGTMNETLCTSSSSEWKQLYEQTIDACFGFSDATAVTVTTNNLTSNTSYAAAVDHYLAPKACISKSIRRRSRASKRTPVTLLNADAKNFRSLVQQFTGCRRRSTSISFSKNPRGPVNINFAHVNPKNDHHHHHNHTCHSDHASILPQPGTNDCWKSQLLQPQEKHEHHHQQQHDDEYQQQASNEEQEGEFSFDSITSTDHDDLFPQGFVMDDLYFLT; encoded by the coding sequence ATGTCCACCACCTTTGGAACCATGAATGAAACTCTGTGTACCTCTTCTTCTTCTGAGTGGAAGCAACTGTATGAACAAACCATTGATGCTTGTTTCGGATTCTCCGATGCTACTGCCGTCACCGTCACCACGAACAACTTAACCTCCAACACTTCATATGCAGCCGCCGTTGACCACTACTTGGCCCCCAAGGCCTGTATATCAAAGTCTATTCGGAGACGATCTAGAGCTTCAAAGAGGACACCCGTCACCCTCCTCAATGCCGACGCCAAAAACTTCCGATCCTTGGTGCAACAATTCACGGGCTGTCGCCGTCGTAGCACCTCCATTTCATTTTCCAAAAACCCAAGAGGTCCCGTCAATATAAATTTTGCCCATGTTAATCCAAAGAAcgaccaccaccaccaccataaTCACACTTGTCATTCTGATCATGCTTCAATATTACCGCAGCCTGGCACTAATGATTGTTGGAAGTCTCAACTGCTGCAACCGCAAGAAAAGCATGAACATCATCATCAACAACAACATGATGATGAGTACCAACAGCAAGCGTCAAATGAAGAACAAGAAGGCGAGTTTTCTTTTGACAGTATCACGTCGACTGATCATGATGATCTATTTCCGCAAGGGTTTGTGATGGATGATTTGTATTTCCTTACATGA